The Impatiens glandulifera chromosome 3, dImpGla2.1, whole genome shotgun sequence genome contains a region encoding:
- the LOC124930248 gene encoding PHD finger protein EHD3-like, with the protein MRVVRMDDKVREASCSMDVKKVVCGLNEIAVGVHGNVHSSGESFGEGLKIYKRRKHDNSSKSKTELLHKGKNSADSSAKYQDKVYTGKCLVEKSSAACQVLYEEPTDVYRSFDCHLCGEVTEGKNCLVCDSCEEMHHISCIMPTIKDIDAQISWYCAKCTAIQSAHNNCVVCYDYEPNSSSASDNMKFEEETSDDDPYNCLICGGNGKNEEDFKVCGHMYCPHKYYHVRCLTDKQMNTYSSECWYCPSCICLTCLANKDDDKIVLCDACDHTCHIYCMQPPLETVTIEKWLCKVCKVGIQRIQRVRRKYEIVKKQSETGDIRKKRNCCNKRR; encoded by the exons ATGAGAGTGGTTAGGATGGATGATAAGGTTAGAGAGGCATCATGCTCTATGGATGTGAAAAAGGTTGTCTGTGGACTGAATGAAATTGCAGTTGGTGTCCATGGTAATGTGCATTCTTCAGGAGAGTCATTTGGTGAAGGCCTTAAAATATACAAGAGGAGAAAACATGACAATTCATCAAAATCGAAGACTGAGTTGTTGCACAAGGGGAAGAATTCTGCTGATTCATCTGCCAAGTATCAAGATAAGGTTTATACTGGAAAGTGTCTTGTGGAGAAATCTAGTGCTGCTTGTCag GTTCTTTATGAGGAACCAACTGATGTATATCGATCATTTGATTGCCATCTGTGTGGAGAAGTAACAGAAGGAAAGAATTGTCTGGTTTGTGATTCATGTGAGGAAATGCATCATATCTCTTGTATAATGCCGACTATTAAAGATATTGATGCCCAAATAAGTTGGTACTGTGCTAAATGCACAGCCATTCAATCAGCTCACAACAATTGTGTGGTGTGCTATGATTATGAACCAAATTCATCATCTGCTTCTGATAATATGAAGTTTGAAGAAGAAACTTCAGATGATGATCCATACAACTGCTTGATTTGTGGAGGCAATGGGAAAAATGAAGAAGATTTTAAGGTATGTGGGCATATGTACTGTCCACACAAGTACTACCATGTTAGATGTTTGACAGATAAGCAAATGAATACTTACAGCAGTGAATGTTGGTACTGCCCGTCTTGTATTTGTTTGACTTGTCTTGCGAATAAAGACGACGACAAGATTGTTCTGTGTGATGCGTGTGATCACACTTGTCATATATATTGCATGCAACCTCCCCTCGAAACTGTTACGATTGAGAAGTGGTTATGTAAAGTATGCAAAGTTGGGATTCAGCGGATACAAAGAGTAAGAAGAAAGTATGAGATTGTGAAGAAACAATCTGAAACAGGAGATATTCGAAAGAAAAGGAATTGTTGTAATAAAAGGCGGTGA